In one Candidatus Dechloromonas phosphoritropha genomic region, the following are encoded:
- a CDS encoding SAM-dependent methyltransferase, with protein MKRQDSAVAIPEIRPGQSIELLQELHILTRDGKLNQDTRRKLKQVYHLVHFIEPLLDGAETLVDHGAGKSYLGFILYDLFSKDRATLEIIGIESRPELVEKSRELAARLDFPRMRFVACTVEESLASPELPARVDVVTALHACNTATDDAIRFALARDARHVVLVPCCQAEVAAALRTKKSESLARTPLSELWRHPIHTRELGSHLTNVLRCLLLEAHGYDVTVTELVGWEHSLKNELIIASKSDINGGRPRQIAHERAESILREFNLEDLKPRFAY; from the coding sequence ATGAAAAGGCAAGATAGCGCCGTCGCGATTCCGGAAATCCGCCCCGGGCAGTCGATCGAACTGCTCCAGGAACTGCATATCCTGACCCGCGACGGCAAACTCAACCAGGACACCCGACGCAAGCTGAAACAGGTCTATCACCTCGTTCACTTCATCGAGCCGCTGTTGGATGGCGCCGAAACGCTGGTCGACCATGGGGCCGGCAAATCCTATCTCGGTTTCATCCTGTACGATCTCTTTAGCAAGGACCGTGCCACATTAGAAATAATCGGCATCGAAAGCCGCCCGGAACTGGTCGAAAAATCCCGCGAACTGGCCGCCCGGCTTGACTTCCCGCGTATGCGCTTCGTCGCCTGCACCGTCGAGGAGTCGCTGGCATCACCCGAACTGCCGGCACGCGTAGATGTCGTCACCGCACTACACGCCTGCAATACAGCGACCGACGACGCGATCCGCTTCGCGCTGGCCCGCGATGCGCGCCATGTCGTTCTCGTGCCCTGCTGCCAGGCTGAGGTCGCCGCCGCGCTGCGCACGAAAAAGAGCGAATCGCTGGCCAGAACACCACTCTCCGAACTGTGGCGACACCCGATCCATACCCGTGAACTGGGCAGTCATCTGACCAACGTGCTGCGCTGCCTGCTGCTCGAAGCGCATGGCTACGACGTCACGGTCACCGAACTGGTCGGCTGGGAACACTCGCTGAAAAATGAACTGATCATCGCCTCAAAATCGGATATAAATGGCGGTCGACCGCGCCAGATTGCCCACGAACGAGCCGAATCCATTCTGCGCGAATTCAATCTTGAAGACCTGAAGCCGCGCTTTGCCTACTAG
- a CDS encoding U32 family peptidase has translation MPRPNHPLELLAPAKNADFGIAAIKHGADAVYIGGPAFGARNGAGNTVADIERLSTFAHRYHAKVFVALNTILHDAELEDARRLAWQIHDAGADALIIQDMGLLEMDLPPIQLHASTQTDNRNPAKVRFLEDAGFSQIVLARELNLNEIINISSQTAVALEYFVHGALCVAFSGQCYISYAHTGRSANRGECSQACRLPYTLVDEKGRTISENQHLLSMKDNNQSENILELARAGVSSFKIEGRLKDLSYVKNITAHYRSLIDDILEKHPEFERASSGRSTFTFTPQPDKTYNRGYTDYFANDRQDDIGAFDSPAFVGEPVGEVTEIGSEHFTINSTSEFHNGDGVCFYDAHGEVVGMRINRADGTMLFPAAMPEQLSTGTTLFRNRDQAFERALEKESAERHISVQPDFAESADGFRLTLTDEDGVSVAVNLENDEKTGREVAKNPERATATLREQLGKFGNTMFVAQPVELQLSQAWFLPTAAINALRRAASEKLESARIAAHPRPTRATPAADPAPYPQDELTYLGNVFNAKARQFYEKHGIKLIDEAYEAGNEKGMVSLMITRHCLRYSFNLCPKEVKHLKPDPMTLINGKEKLILKFDCKACEMHVVGKMKKGVKLSLGMIRPGSGG, from the coding sequence ATGCCACGCCCGAACCATCCGCTCGAACTGCTTGCCCCGGCCAAAAATGCCGATTTCGGCATCGCCGCCATCAAACACGGCGCCGACGCCGTCTATATCGGCGGCCCAGCCTTCGGCGCCCGCAATGGGGCCGGCAACACGGTGGCCGACATCGAGCGCCTGAGCACGTTCGCCCACCGTTATCACGCCAAGGTCTTCGTTGCGCTGAACACCATCCTGCACGATGCCGAACTGGAAGACGCCCGCCGCCTGGCCTGGCAGATTCATGACGCCGGCGCCGACGCGCTGATCATCCAGGACATGGGCCTGCTCGAAATGGACCTGCCGCCGATCCAGTTGCACGCCAGCACGCAAACCGATAACCGCAACCCGGCCAAGGTCAGGTTTCTCGAAGATGCAGGCTTCTCGCAGATCGTCCTGGCGCGCGAGCTTAACTTAAACGAAATTATCAACATATCCTCGCAAACTGCTGTTGCATTGGAATATTTCGTTCACGGCGCACTCTGTGTCGCTTTTTCAGGACAGTGCTACATCAGCTATGCCCATACCGGGCGCAGCGCCAACCGTGGCGAATGCTCGCAGGCCTGCCGCCTGCCCTATACGCTGGTCGACGAAAAAGGCCGGACAATCAGCGAAAACCAGCATCTGTTGTCGATGAAGGACAACAATCAGAGCGAAAACATCCTTGAACTGGCGCGCGCCGGGGTCTCTTCGTTCAAAATCGAGGGCCGGCTGAAAGACCTCTCCTACGTCAAAAACATCACCGCACACTATCGGTCGCTAATTGACGACATCCTCGAAAAACACCCAGAATTCGAGCGCGCCTCCTCCGGTCGCAGCACCTTCACCTTCACCCCGCAGCCGGACAAAACCTACAACCGCGGCTACACTGACTATTTTGCCAATGATCGCCAGGACGACATCGGCGCTTTCGATTCGCCCGCCTTCGTCGGCGAACCAGTCGGCGAAGTCACCGAGATTGGCAGCGAGCATTTCACGATCAACTCGACCAGTGAATTCCACAACGGCGACGGCGTCTGCTTCTACGACGCGCACGGCGAGGTGGTCGGCATGCGCATCAACCGGGCGGACGGCACGATGCTGTTCCCGGCTGCAATGCCGGAACAACTAAGCACCGGTACCACGCTCTTCCGCAACCGCGACCAAGCCTTCGAACGCGCGCTGGAGAAGGAATCGGCAGAACGCCACATTTCCGTGCAGCCGGACTTCGCCGAGTCCGCCGACGGCTTTCGGCTGACCTTGACCGATGAAGACGGCGTAAGCGTCGCGGTCAACCTGGAAAATGACGAAAAAACAGGCCGGGAAGTCGCCAAGAACCCCGAGCGGGCGACCGCCACGCTGCGCGAGCAACTCGGCAAGTTCGGCAATACGATGTTCGTTGCCCAGCCGGTCGAGTTGCAACTGTCTCAGGCGTGGTTCCTGCCGACCGCCGCTATCAACGCCCTGCGCCGCGCCGCGAGCGAAAAACTCGAGTCCGCGCGCATCGCAGCCCACCCGCGCCCAACGCGTGCCACGCCAGCGGCCGATCCGGCGCCCTACCCGCAGGACGAGCTGACCTACCTCGGCAACGTCTTCAACGCCAAGGCCCGGCAATTTTACGAAAAGCACGGCATCAAGCTAATTGACGAAGCCTACGAGGCCGGCAACGAAAAAGGCATGGTCTCGCTGATGATCACCCGCCACTGCCTGCGCTACAGCTTCAACCTGTGCCCGAAGGAAGTGAAACACCTGAAACCGGACCCGATGACGCTGATCAACGGCAAAGAAAAGCTGATCCTCAAATTTGACTGCAAGGCTTGCGAAATGCACGTCGTCGGTAAGATGAAGAAGGGTGTGAAGCTGAGCCTGGGAATGATCCGGCCGGGGTCCGGCGGCTGA
- a CDS encoding ABC transporter permease encodes MWQRILALIYKEFLALLKDPKSRAVLIVPPLIQLLVFGYAASFDLKQVPYAVYNEDRGAAARDLLAGFRGATSFHQVAELHAEAEIAPLVDAREVLVMIHIGPKFSADLAAGRPAQLQVIIDGRNSNAAMIALNYVRSIVNRFNDDWIAAHGQQGPPARLVTRAWFNPNLDSRWFFIPGIIGMLTLVVTMLVTALTVAREREQGTFDQLLVTPLRPSEILIGKMVPGVAIGIVQATAILLVATLWFKVPFVGSLSAFYFGLTLFLLSSVGAGLLISALAATQQQGLLGAFLFMVPAVLLSGFATPIANMPQAVQMITLIDPLRYFLVILRKVFLEGAGFGLLLDQFWPMAVIGAATLTLAGWLFRHRMH; translated from the coding sequence ATGTGGCAGCGCATTTTAGCCCTCATTTACAAGGAGTTCCTGGCTCTGCTCAAGGACCCGAAGAGCCGCGCCGTGCTGATCGTGCCGCCCCTGATCCAACTGCTGGTATTCGGCTACGCCGCCAGCTTCGATCTCAAGCAGGTGCCCTACGCCGTCTACAACGAAGACCGCGGCGCCGCGGCGCGCGACTTGCTCGCAGGTTTCAGGGGTGCGACGAGCTTCCACCAAGTGGCGGAACTGCATGCCGAGGCGGAGATCGCCCCGCTGGTCGATGCGCGCGAGGTATTAGTGATGATTCACATCGGGCCGAAATTTTCTGCGGACCTCGCGGCCGGGCGGCCGGCGCAACTGCAAGTGATCATCGATGGGCGCAACTCCAACGCTGCGATGATCGCGCTTAACTACGTGCGCAGCATCGTCAATCGTTTCAACGACGACTGGATAGCCGCCCACGGCCAGCAGGGACCACCGGCGCGGCTGGTGACACGCGCCTGGTTCAATCCCAATCTCGATAGCCGCTGGTTCTTCATCCCGGGCATCATTGGCATGCTGACGTTGGTGGTGACCATGCTGGTGACGGCACTAACAGTTGCGCGCGAGCGCGAGCAGGGTACCTTCGACCAGTTGCTGGTGACGCCGTTGCGGCCGAGTGAAATCCTGATCGGCAAGATGGTGCCCGGCGTGGCCATTGGTATCGTCCAGGCTACCGCGATTCTTCTTGTGGCGACACTATGGTTCAAGGTGCCCTTCGTCGGCAGTCTGTCGGCCTTCTATTTCGGACTGACACTATTTCTGCTCTCGAGCGTCGGTGCCGGCCTGCTCATCTCGGCGCTAGCGGCGACACAGCAGCAGGGCCTGCTCGGCGCTTTCCTGTTCATGGTGCCGGCGGTGCTCCTGTCCGGCTTCGCCACGCCAATCGCCAACATGCCGCAGGCAGTACAGATGATCACTCTGATCGATCCGCTGCGCTATTTTCTCGTCATTCTGCGCAAAGTGTTCCTCGAGGGCGCCGGCTTCGGCCTGCTACTTGACCAGTTTTGGCCCATGGCTGTGATTGGTGCCGCCACCCTCACCCTCGCCGGCTGGCTGTTCCGCCATCGCATGCACTGA
- a CDS encoding ABC transporter permease, with translation MNGKRGGSAMRLRGLVRKEFLQIVRDPSSIAIAFLMPIFLLILFGYGVSLDADNVPIALVAEAPSQDSAEFMAALQGSHYFAPREMSSMPEAELALREGAVRGIIRLRGTFSRHLRQPDAASIQVIVDGTDANTARLVEGYVEGAWSSWLAAYAAGQGQELKVPVDLKPRIWFNSELRSRNYLVPGLVAIIMTLIGALLTALVMAREWERGTMEALMVTPASMTEVLLGKLVAYFVLGTGAMLLSVAMAVWLFEVPLRGSFWLLWACSSLFLLAALGMGLTISTLARSQFVAGQIAIITTFLPAFLLSGFLFDIGSMPPVVQAITHIVVARYFVAIVQTLFLAGNVWSVILPNALALAIMAAIFLGITWRKSRKRLD, from the coding sequence ATGAACGGGAAACGCGGGGGCTCGGCAATGCGCCTGCGCGGACTCGTTCGCAAAGAATTTCTGCAGATCGTGCGCGATCCCAGCAGCATTGCCATCGCCTTCCTGATGCCGATTTTCCTGCTCATTCTGTTTGGTTACGGTGTCTCGCTCGATGCAGACAACGTGCCGATCGCGCTGGTGGCCGAGGCACCTTCGCAGGACAGTGCCGAATTCATGGCCGCGTTGCAAGGGTCACATTACTTCGCCCCGCGCGAAATGAGTTCGATGCCGGAAGCGGAGCTGGCACTGCGCGAAGGCGCGGTGAGGGGCATCATCCGACTGCGCGGAACTTTTTCGCGCCATCTGCGCCAGCCGGACGCCGCATCAATCCAGGTCATCGTCGATGGCACTGATGCCAACACGGCGCGCCTGGTCGAAGGCTATGTTGAAGGCGCCTGGAGCAGCTGGTTGGCGGCTTACGCAGCCGGCCAGGGGCAGGAACTGAAGGTGCCGGTCGACCTGAAGCCGCGTATCTGGTTCAACAGCGAGCTGCGCAGCCGCAACTACTTGGTCCCCGGACTGGTGGCGATCATCATGACCCTGATCGGCGCGTTACTCACTGCGCTGGTGATGGCCCGCGAATGGGAGCGCGGCACCATGGAGGCGCTGATGGTAACGCCAGCGTCGATGACCGAGGTGCTGCTCGGCAAGCTGGTCGCTTACTTCGTCCTCGGTACTGGCGCCATGCTGCTCTCGGTGGCAATGGCAGTCTGGTTGTTCGAGGTGCCGCTGCGCGGGTCGTTCTGGCTCCTCTGGGCCTGCTCGAGCCTATTCCTGCTGGCGGCGCTGGGCATGGGCCTGACGATCTCGACGCTGGCACGCAGCCAGTTCGTCGCTGGCCAGATCGCCATCATCACCACCTTCCTCCCGGCCTTCCTGCTCTCCGGTTTCCTCTTCGACATTGGCAGTATGCCGCCGGTCGTGCAGGCGATTACCCATATCGTCGTCGCTCGCTATTTCGTCGCCATCGTGCAGACACTATTCCTGGCCGGCAACGTCTGGTCGGTGATTTTGCCCAATGCGCTGGCGCTCGCCATCATGGCGGCGATCTTCCTTGGCATTACCTGGCGCAAGTCGAGAAAGCGGCTTGACTGA
- a CDS encoding ABC transporter ATP-binding protein, translating to MATDAILIAEGLRKSFQTGGRQVTALDSVSLRVRSGVVTGLIGPDGAGKTTFMRMVAGLLVPDAGRITVFDLDATRDALRVQAALGYMPQRFGLYEDLTVLENMDLYADLQGVPRQARAERYAELMRMTGLAPFTKRLAGRLSGGMKQKLGLACTLVRAPRLLLLDEPTVGVDPVSRRELWTIVDRLVKSEGMSVLLSTAYLDEAERCAEVILLHDGRILDQGPPSATSARMAGRTWAVSRPGVRPRDLQGELDGQQGIVDVLVQGEHVRLVTAEPRLPSSLTRLADIVVRETPPRFEDGFVDLLRERRGGSAHVAVMNGALRVADAAADETVIRVAGLRRRFGDFWAVDGVDFEIRRGEIFGLLGANGAGKTTTFRMLCGLLPASAGHLEVLGLDLRHAASAARARIGYMSQKFSLYGNLSVGQNLEFFASAYGLTGAARQRRLDWALSEFELAASADQLSADLPLGYKQRLAMACALMHQPEILFLDEPTSGVDPLARREFWQRINALAKQGVTVLVTTHFMEEAEYCDRLAIMAAGRILAIDEPAAIKALASSADRPDPSMEDAFIRLVENSNPAVAEAA from the coding sequence ATGGCCACCGACGCCATTCTTATCGCCGAGGGATTGCGTAAGTCTTTCCAGACTGGTGGCCGGCAGGTCACCGCGCTCGACAGCGTCAGCCTGCGCGTTCGGTCCGGGGTAGTGACCGGCCTCATCGGCCCCGATGGCGCAGGCAAGACGACGTTCATGCGCATGGTCGCCGGCCTGCTCGTGCCCGATGCCGGCAGAATTACCGTGTTCGACCTCGACGCCACGCGCGATGCTCTCCGGGTGCAGGCCGCGCTCGGCTACATGCCACAGCGCTTCGGCCTCTACGAGGACCTGACGGTACTGGAGAACATGGATCTCTACGCCGACCTGCAAGGCGTACCGCGACAAGCCCGCGCCGAGCGCTATGCCGAACTGATGCGCATGACCGGCCTGGCGCCGTTCACCAAACGCTTGGCCGGGCGCCTGTCTGGCGGCATGAAACAGAAGCTTGGCCTCGCCTGCACATTAGTACGAGCGCCACGCCTGCTGCTGCTCGACGAGCCAACCGTTGGCGTCGATCCAGTATCACGCCGCGAGCTGTGGACGATTGTCGACCGGCTGGTGAAGAGCGAAGGCATGAGTGTGCTGTTATCGACCGCCTATCTTGACGAGGCCGAGCGCTGCGCCGAGGTGATCCTGCTCCATGACGGCCGGATACTCGATCAAGGTCCGCCCTCCGCGACCAGTGCGCGTATGGCCGGCCGTACCTGGGCGGTGTCGCGGCCGGGCGTACGGCCCCGTGACTTGCAAGGCGAACTCGATGGCCAGCAGGGCATCGTCGACGTGCTGGTGCAGGGCGAGCATGTGCGGCTGGTGACCGCCGAGCCGCGCCTACCCAGCTCACTTACCCGCCTAGCCGACATTGTCGTGCGTGAAACGCCGCCACGCTTCGAGGACGGCTTTGTCGACCTGCTACGCGAACGCCGGGGAGGTTCGGCGCATGTCGCGGTGATGAATGGCGCACTGCGGGTGGCAGACGCCGCCGCCGATGAGACGGTCATTCGCGTCGCCGGCCTACGCCGCCGCTTCGGCGACTTTTGGGCAGTTGATGGCGTTGACTTCGAGATCCGCCGTGGCGAGATCTTCGGTCTCCTGGGTGCAAACGGCGCCGGCAAGACCACGACGTTCCGCATGCTCTGCGGCTTGCTGCCAGCCAGCGCCGGCCACCTTGAAGTACTCGGCCTCGACCTGCGCCACGCCGCTTCAGCGGCACGTGCACGCATCGGCTATATGTCGCAGAAATTCTCGCTTTACGGCAATTTGAGCGTGGGCCAGAACCTCGAATTCTTCGCCAGCGCCTACGGCCTTACGGGCGCAGCGCGCCAGCGGCGTCTCGACTGGGCGCTGAGTGAATTCGAGCTGGCCGCGTCTGCCGACCAGTTGAGCGCCGACCTGCCACTTGGCTACAAGCAGCGCCTGGCCATGGCCTGCGCGCTGATGCACCAGCCGGAGATACTCTTCCTCGACGAGCCGACCTCGGGCGTCGATCCGCTGGCGCGGCGTGAGTTCTGGCAGCGTATCAACGCGCTTGCTAAACAGGGGGTGACGGTGCTGGTGACCACGCATTTCATGGAAGAGGCCGAATACTGCGACCGTCTGGCGATTATGGCCGCCGGCCGCATCCTGGCCATCGACGAACCGGCGGCGATCAAGGCCCTGGCCAGTAGCGCCGACCGTCCCGACCCAAGCATGGAGGATGCGTTCATCCGGCTGGTCGAGAACTCGAACCCAGCAGTGGCGGAGGCGGCATGA
- a CDS encoding efflux RND transporter periplasmic adaptor subunit, whose product MNKKLLAVPVIVGVAVAAGVWWANEGRRDAGTELVLHGNIDIRQVELAFNASGRIDQVLVREGDRVNKGQLLARLDTTRLRLALAQAKALDDAQLSLVAKLKAGSRPEEIKQAAAERDAARAAANDAHQVYQRQLELVAKHFVSQQQADSAKNALDAAQERLKAVEEAHHLAVLGPRKEDVLTAEANRTAQDAAVAVLSHDILEGELYAPDTGIIENRVLEPGDMASPQKTVLTLALIDPVWARVYLPEQALGRIAPGARAIITTDSHPDRKVAGWVGYVSPTAEFTPKTVETAELRTSLVYQARVFACDGQEVLRQGMPVTVTIAYDQMASTTSPCSDVK is encoded by the coding sequence ATGAACAAGAAGCTCCTGGCAGTGCCCGTGATCGTAGGGGTGGCGGTGGCTGCCGGCGTGTGGTGGGCTAACGAGGGGCGCCGTGATGCCGGAACCGAACTGGTCCTGCACGGTAATATCGACATCCGTCAGGTCGAGCTAGCCTTCAACGCCAGTGGCCGCATCGACCAAGTGCTGGTGCGCGAAGGGGACCGCGTGAACAAGGGGCAACTGCTGGCGCGGCTCGACACGACGCGGCTGCGGCTCGCCTTGGCTCAGGCCAAGGCGCTGGACGATGCCCAGCTCAGCCTGGTGGCCAAGCTCAAGGCCGGCTCGCGACCCGAGGAAATCAAGCAAGCTGCTGCCGAACGCGATGCGGCCCGCGCAGCCGCCAACGACGCGCACCAAGTCTACCAGCGCCAACTCGAACTAGTGGCGAAGCACTTCGTCTCGCAACAACAAGCCGATAGCGCCAAGAACGCGCTCGATGCGGCGCAAGAGCGTCTCAAGGCCGTAGAGGAAGCACATCACCTGGCGGTACTCGGCCCGCGCAAGGAAGACGTGCTCACTGCCGAAGCGAACCGGACTGCGCAAGATGCCGCCGTGGCCGTCCTCAGCCATGACATCTTGGAAGGCGAACTCTATGCGCCGGATACGGGCATCATCGAGAACCGTGTGCTGGAACCGGGCGACATGGCGTCGCCGCAGAAAACAGTGCTCACGCTGGCGCTGATTGATCCAGTGTGGGCACGCGTCTACCTGCCGGAGCAGGCGCTTGGCCGGATCGCACCAGGAGCGCGGGCAATCATCACCACCGACAGCCATCCGGATCGCAAGGTTGCCGGCTGGGTTGGCTACGTTTCGCCGACAGCGGAGTTCACGCCCAAGACGGTGGAGACCGCCGAGCTACGGACCAGTCTCGTCTACCAGGCACGGGTGTTCGCCTGTGACGGCCAGGAGGTGCTGCGCCAGGGAATGCCGGTCACGGTGACCATCGCCTATGATCAGATGGCATCGACAACCTCGCCTTGCAGCGACGTCAAGTGA
- a CDS encoding TetR/AcrR family transcriptional regulator, translating into MSACSASPRWQRRADARPQELLDAALALFVERGFAATRLEEVAARAGVAKATLYRYYENKLELFKAVVRHSLIAGFDEMAARRLGAPEGARAQLTQLLTAFVQRVASSPLSGIPKLVIAEAGNFPELARFYHDEVIRRGRTLIVSLLERGAASGEFRPVDADYVWRIVIAPLLLAIIWKHSFEAFESNRLDFRRHLDAHLDLLFNGLDKNN; encoded by the coding sequence ATGTCCGCTTGTTCCGCCTCGCCGCGTTGGCAGCGGCGTGCCGATGCCCGCCCGCAAGAGTTGCTCGACGCCGCCTTGGCGCTGTTCGTCGAGCGCGGCTTTGCCGCAACTCGGCTTGAGGAGGTTGCCGCACGCGCCGGCGTTGCCAAAGCTACGCTGTACCGTTACTACGAAAACAAGCTGGAACTGTTCAAGGCAGTGGTGCGCCACTCGCTTATCGCTGGCTTCGACGAAATGGCAGCGCGGCGTCTCGGCGCGCCTGAGGGTGCGCGCGCCCAATTAACTCAGCTGCTGACAGCCTTCGTACAGCGCGTTGCCAGTTCGCCGCTGTCGGGCATTCCGAAGTTGGTGATCGCCGAAGCGGGAAACTTTCCCGAGTTGGCGCGCTTCTACCATGACGAAGTAATCCGGCGCGGCCGCACCCTGATTGTCAGCCTGCTCGAACGGGGCGCGGCGTCAGGCGAGTTTCGGCCCGTCGATGCCGATTACGTCTGGCGTATCGTCATCGCACCTCTCTTGCTGGCAATCATCTGGAAGCATAGCTTCGAGGCCTTCGAGTCGAATCGGCTCGACTTTCGTCGCCATCTCGACGCACATCTGGACTTGCTGTTCAACGGCTTGGACAAGAACAATTGA
- a CDS encoding DUF2442 domain-containing protein — translation MPSQTTAQENSAAGVIPAAPWRIQAVSVLPDHRLALTFRDGSSGIAALSAIKTSTNPGIYAPLASADFFAQVRIELGVLIWPNGADLDPAWLHEDLSADKTWAVPNGTYLSPNILM, via the coding sequence ATGCCAAGCCAGACAACAGCCCAGGAAAATTCGGCCGCTGGAGTAATTCCTGCCGCGCCATGGCGTATCCAGGCTGTTTCAGTCCTGCCGGATCATCGGCTCGCCCTGACCTTCCGCGACGGCTCGTCAGGCATTGCCGCTCTTTCAGCGATAAAAACAAGCACGAACCCCGGCATCTACGCTCCTCTGGCTAGTGCAGATTTTTTCGCACAGGTCCGGATTGAACTTGGCGTACTCATCTGGCCTAATGGCGCAGACCTTGATCCGGCCTGGCTGCATGAGGATTTATCTGCCGACAAAACGTGGGCTGTCCCGAATGGCACTTACTTAAGCCCCAACATACTGATGTAA
- a CDS encoding IS4 family transposase — MHATHKAITRQRHAISAKANSVDAHAFFDLLTGPELFDAVELALPPHRERLFPPTETLSMFLAQALSADRSCQRAVNEGAIKRLIAGLTPCSSHTGAYCRARQRVPTSMVSTLTHQTGQWLTAHAPAAWHWRGRPVRLVDGATVIMPDTDANQADFPQPGSQKAGLGFPQCRIVGLICLGSGAVLNAAISACRGKGSDEQSLLRRQIDTLVRGDVLVGDAFFATYFLLCALIERGVDAVFEQHGSRQRTTDYCLGQRLGERDHLLVLSKPGIKPDWMSQEDYAQAPASVTVRELRAGGKTLVTTFLCPKQTSKEAIKRLYRDRWHVELDLRNIKTTLGMEQLGCQTPAMAVKEIWVYLLAYNLIRLMMAQAALQSGLLPRQLSFKHAVQVWLAWAPHAYHGGIAHPSQLFALIAQQTVGNRPGRIEPRALKRRRNAYPLLMRPRPMAREDIQRHGHPKKLK; from the coding sequence ATGCATGCTACTCACAAAGCCATCACCCGGCAACGTCACGCGATTTCGGCGAAGGCCAACAGCGTAGATGCCCACGCGTTTTTCGATCTATTGACTGGGCCGGAACTCTTCGATGCCGTGGAGTTGGCCTTGCCGCCGCACCGAGAGCGACTGTTTCCGCCCACTGAAACGCTATCGATGTTTTTGGCGCAAGCCCTCAGCGCCGACCGCTCCTGCCAACGCGCCGTCAATGAAGGGGCGATCAAGCGCCTGATCGCCGGACTCACGCCCTGCAGCTCCCATACCGGCGCCTACTGCCGGGCTCGCCAACGCGTGCCGACGTCGATGGTCAGTACCTTGACCCATCAGACCGGGCAATGGCTAACGGCCCATGCCCCGGCGGCATGGCACTGGCGGGGGCGTCCGGTACGATTGGTGGATGGGGCCACGGTGATCATGCCCGATACTGACGCCAATCAGGCCGACTTCCCGCAGCCCGGTAGCCAGAAGGCTGGATTGGGATTCCCGCAATGCCGGATCGTCGGCCTGATCTGCCTGGGCAGCGGTGCTGTGCTCAATGCCGCGATCAGCGCCTGTCGCGGCAAAGGCAGCGACGAGCAGTCCTTGCTGCGCCGCCAGATCGACACCTTGGTGCGCGGCGATGTGCTGGTGGGCGATGCGTTCTTTGCCACCTACTTCCTGCTCTGCGCGCTGATCGAGCGAGGGGTTGATGCCGTCTTTGAACAACACGGATCACGCCAACGCACCACCGATTATTGCCTCGGCCAGCGACTGGGGGAGCGTGACCACCTGCTGGTTTTATCCAAACCAGGCATCAAGCCAGACTGGATGTCTCAGGAGGATTACGCGCAGGCACCGGCCAGTGTCACGGTTCGCGAGCTTCGGGCGGGGGGCAAGACACTCGTCACGACCTTTCTGTGTCCAAAGCAAACATCCAAGGAGGCCATCAAACGCCTGTATCGGGATCGCTGGCATGTTGAACTTGATCTGCGCAACATCAAGACCACCTTGGGCATGGAGCAACTGGGCTGCCAAACGCCAGCCATGGCCGTGAAGGAAATCTGGGTCTATCTGCTCGCCTACAATTTGATCCGCTTGATGATGGCTCAAGCGGCGCTACAAAGCGGCCTCTTGCCCCGTCAGTTGAGCTTCAAGCATGCCGTGCAAGTCTGGCTCGCCTGGGCGCCTCATGCCTATCATGGTGGCATCGCACACCCCAGCCAACTCTTCGCCCTCATTGCCCAGCAAACCGTCGGCAATCGCCCAGGCCGCATCGAGCCTCGTGCCCTCAAGCGACGCCGCAATGCCTACCCATTATTGATGAGACCACGCCCTATGGCACGGGAGGATATCCAGCGCCATGGGCACCCAAAAAAGCTTAAGTAA
- a CDS encoding autotransporter outer membrane beta-barrel domain-containing protein has translation MIRGGHCRQHDRRWKERRRVTGYAGTATSSTGSPGTTIWALRARVEWEALADPAAPQLNPYGELSYARANMNGYTETGGGFPVAYNSRTDNVTDLRIGVNGTYPLDMGKKTRLLGAVEGVHRFQDNASNVNGELLGPGGFNFSFAGTSYDQTWMRASIGAETMLGNGKAVVMVNGATRGESPNVWLNARYQLAF, from the coding sequence GTGATTCGAGGAGGACATTGTCGACAGCACGATCGGCGCTGGAAAGAACGCCGCAGAGTTACCGGTTACGCCGGCACCGCCACGTCGTCTACCGGGTCGCCTGGCACGACCATCTGGGCGTTGCGCGCCCGGGTCGAATGGGAGGCTCTGGCCGATCCTGCCGCCCCGCAACTGAACCCGTATGGCGAACTGTCGTATGCCCGGGCGAATATGAATGGCTACACGGAAACCGGCGGCGGTTTCCCGGTAGCGTACAACAGCCGCACCGACAACGTCACCGATCTGCGGATCGGTGTCAATGGTACTTATCCACTGGATATGGGTAAGAAGACCCGTCTGCTGGGCGCGGTCGAAGGGGTACACCGCTTCCAGGACAATGCTTCAAATGTCAATGGCGAACTGCTCGGGCCCGGCGGTTTCAACTTCAGCTTCGCCGGCACCAGCTACGACCAGACCTGGATGCGTGCCAGTATCGGTGCTGAAACGATGCTCGGCAACGGCAAGGCTGTCGTCATGGTGAACGGCGCGACCCGTGGCGAATCGCCCAATGTCTGGCTGAATGCACGGTATCAGTTGGCGTTCTGA